A region of Myxococcus stipitatus DSM 14675 DNA encodes the following proteins:
- a CDS encoding universal stress protein, with product MRQRELTRLDIPLLSPGTFRGPRGLTRLVVATDFSLRSELALARALRLPLGLGATFTVLHAGPGGSPKGVMGAERCLRRAVGAVCRRLRHRPDVTVHESLCRGEVVDVVEEVAREQGTELVVLGGVSGASSRRALGEGSRVRRLVRGLDTSVLAVVPHPARTYANPLVAVDFSRESRRALELTLRLCPLTPVEVVHVVDTREEEARLRARGAPPEAFLVLRREREDAARVALARFLAPYRETGREVAARLREGEPGENILAQALELGSDLVVVPGMRVSTAEDSWVERVLACSSCDVLVSRHEARVMS from the coding sequence ATGAGGCAGCGTGAGCTGACCCGTTTGGACATTCCATTGTTGTCACCCGGGACGTTCCGAGGCCCCCGAGGGCTCACGCGCCTGGTGGTGGCGACGGACTTCTCGCTGCGCTCGGAGCTCGCGCTGGCGCGTGCGCTGCGCCTGCCGTTGGGGCTGGGGGCGACCTTCACCGTGCTGCATGCGGGGCCTGGAGGCTCGCCCAAGGGCGTCATGGGGGCGGAGCGGTGTCTGCGCCGGGCGGTGGGCGCGGTGTGCCGCCGGCTGCGGCACCGGCCGGACGTGACGGTGCACGAATCGCTGTGCCGGGGCGAGGTGGTGGACGTAGTGGAGGAGGTGGCGCGAGAGCAGGGCACGGAGCTGGTGGTGCTGGGAGGCGTGAGCGGCGCGTCCTCGCGGCGGGCGCTGGGGGAGGGCTCGCGGGTGCGGCGGCTGGTGCGGGGGCTGGACACGTCGGTGCTGGCGGTGGTGCCGCATCCGGCGCGCACGTATGCGAACCCGCTGGTGGCGGTGGACTTCTCGCGCGAGTCCCGCAGGGCGCTGGAGCTGACGCTGAGGCTGTGCCCGCTGACGCCGGTGGAGGTGGTGCACGTGGTGGACACGCGCGAGGAGGAGGCCCGCCTGCGGGCACGGGGCGCCCCCCCGGAGGCGTTCCTGGTGCTGAGGCGGGAGCGGGAGGATGCCGCGCGGGTGGCGCTCGCCCGGTTCCTGGCCCCGTACCGGGAGACGGGGCGCGAGGTGGCGGCCCGGCTGCGTGAGGGAGAGCCGGGCGAGAACATCCTGGCGCAGGCGCTGGAGCTGGGCTCGGACCTGGTGGTGGTGCCGGGGATGAGGGTCTCCACGGCGGAGGACTCATGGGTGGAGCGGGTGCTGGCCTGCTCCTCGTGCGACGTGCTGGTGTCCCGGCACGAGGCGCGGGTGATGTCGTGA
- a CDS encoding ABC transporter ATP-binding protein, which translates to MSPPPIDSTTPAKSSLKDRLKSAGSLFRQLPGTFRIFWQASPRGAVVLGALTLVAALLPAAIAWVGKLIVDAVVAAAQGSEEARSRVFGWVGLEFALMLGSAVVERGLMLTRELLRANLGNVLNERILQKALDLELQHFEDSNTYDKMQNARREASSRPLSLVMQAFSIVRNGITLSTFAALLVALSPWSVVVLVAASIPAFIAEARLAMAGFRLYSWRAPEGRKLNYLEWILTRDSHVKEVKLFGLGDLVLGRYRELFKKFFAEDRALAFKRMGWGLGLGVLSLGAFYGCYVFVAGRAASGAITVGDMVLYLAVFRQGQSAFQGILTSVGSMYEDALFMSNLFTYLEIPTGNEVPRVLPAKSPARGRMNDIELRGVSFRYPGKEAWALRNVSLTLRPGQKLALVGENGAGKSTLVKLLLRLYEPTEGTILYGGVDIRDMDVGDLRGRFGAVFQDFVRYQFNVAENIGLGHVPALEDRPRIEKAAEQGGASGVIAALPGQYDTMLGGWFEKGQELSSGQWQKLAVARAFMRDDAEVLILDEPTASIDAEAEHALFERFQALAADRIAIVISHRFSTVRMADQIAVLHNGGVDELGSHDALMAKDGRYAHLFRLQARGYRD; encoded by the coding sequence GTGTCTCCTCCCCCGATTGATTCCACGACCCCCGCGAAGTCCTCCCTCAAGGACCGGCTGAAGAGCGCCGGGAGCCTGTTCCGGCAGCTGCCGGGGACGTTCCGCATCTTCTGGCAGGCCAGCCCCCGCGGCGCGGTGGTGCTGGGGGCCTTGACGCTGGTGGCGGCGCTGTTGCCGGCGGCCATCGCCTGGGTGGGGAAGCTGATTGTCGACGCGGTGGTGGCCGCGGCGCAGGGCTCGGAGGAGGCGCGCTCGCGCGTCTTCGGGTGGGTGGGGCTGGAGTTCGCGTTGATGCTGGGCTCCGCGGTGGTGGAGCGCGGGCTGATGCTGACGCGGGAGCTCTTGCGCGCCAACCTGGGCAACGTGCTCAACGAGCGCATCCTCCAGAAGGCGCTGGACCTGGAGCTCCAGCACTTCGAGGACTCGAACACCTACGACAAGATGCAGAACGCGCGGCGCGAGGCGAGCAGCCGCCCGCTGTCGCTGGTGATGCAGGCGTTCTCCATCGTCCGCAATGGCATCACGCTGTCGACCTTCGCGGCGCTGCTGGTGGCGCTGTCGCCGTGGAGCGTGGTGGTGCTGGTGGCCGCGTCGATTCCCGCGTTCATCGCGGAGGCGCGGCTGGCGATGGCGGGCTTCCGGCTGTACTCGTGGCGCGCGCCCGAGGGGCGGAAGCTGAACTACCTGGAGTGGATTCTCACGCGGGACAGCCACGTGAAGGAGGTGAAGCTCTTCGGGTTGGGGGACCTGGTGCTGGGGCGCTACCGCGAGCTGTTCAAGAAGTTCTTCGCGGAGGACCGGGCGCTGGCCTTCAAGCGGATGGGGTGGGGCCTGGGGTTGGGGGTGCTGTCGTTGGGGGCCTTCTACGGGTGTTATGTCTTTGTCGCGGGCCGGGCGGCGAGCGGCGCCATCACGGTGGGCGACATGGTGCTGTACCTGGCGGTGTTCCGTCAGGGGCAGTCGGCGTTCCAGGGGATTCTGACGAGCGTGGGGTCCATGTACGAGGACGCGCTCTTCATGAGCAATCTCTTCACGTACCTGGAGATTCCGACGGGCAACGAGGTGCCGCGGGTGTTGCCGGCGAAGTCGCCCGCGCGCGGGCGGATGAACGACATCGAGCTGCGCGGGGTGTCCTTCCGCTATCCGGGGAAGGAGGCGTGGGCGCTGCGGAATGTGTCGCTGACGCTGCGGCCGGGACAGAAGCTGGCGCTCGTCGGGGAGAACGGGGCGGGGAAGAGCACGCTGGTGAAGCTGCTCCTGCGGCTGTACGAGCCGACGGAGGGGACGATTCTCTACGGCGGCGTGGACATCCGGGACATGGACGTGGGCGACTTGCGCGGCCGGTTCGGCGCGGTGTTCCAGGACTTCGTGCGGTACCAGTTCAACGTGGCGGAGAACATCGGGCTGGGGCACGTGCCGGCGCTGGAGGACCGCCCTCGCATCGAGAAGGCGGCGGAGCAGGGCGGGGCGAGCGGGGTGATTGCGGCGCTGCCGGGCCAGTACGACACGATGCTGGGCGGGTGGTTCGAGAAGGGGCAGGAGCTGTCGTCGGGGCAGTGGCAGAAGCTGGCGGTGGCGCGAGCGTTCATGCGGGACGACGCGGAGGTGCTGATCCTGGACGAGCCGACGGCGAGCATCGACGCGGAGGCGGAGCACGCGCTGTTCGAGCGGTTCCAGGCGCTGGCGGCGGACCGGATTGCCATCGTGATTTCGCACCGGTTCTCCACGGTGCGGATGGCGGACCAGATTGCGGTGCTGCACAACGGCGGCGTGGACGAGCTGGGCAGCCACGACGCGCTGATGGCGAAGGACGGGCGCTACGCGCACCTGTTCCGCTTGCAGGCGCGCGGCTACCGGGACTGA